A region from the Rosa rugosa chromosome 6, drRosRugo1.1, whole genome shotgun sequence genome encodes:
- the LOC133714509 gene encoding uncharacterized protein LOC133714509 has translation MPRQVDEYLLQNYSHKHPLILKTQYNHLLAVSCEACGDPVQGPYYSCIKCSNEFNLHKSCAQLPKEIPQHPLHREHPLTVVTERKLVEKTEKLKQVFQHSLHSKHPLRELYSSSQRGFVRFECHACRARINGFSYSCRPCEFDLHVKCAFNSRNTDNIQHFIHNHLLTLSIEKGPQLFCTRCLGKILGPRYICEIPYAREGSCSSIVLHQSCAKLDERIQHLMHKQHPLILILNDAQESHCDACDKDCSRRFTYSCVHCHFNLHLKCIPEKGFKHFSHEHPLMFKELEKSAPSIICDGCQDLVLGPRYTCINTYKGHKCSFNLHKSCADLAHEMQHPMHQQHPLILNLNGARESHCVICDKDCSRRFTYNCVQCDFNLDLKCIPEKGFKHFSHEHPLLFKELEESASLVICDGCQDPVLGPRYTCINTYQGCKCCFNLHKSCANLPREMQHPMHQQHPLILNLNEARESHCDVCDKDCSRRFTYSCVQCDFHLDLKCFPKKGFKHFSHEHPQVFKELEESDPSVICDGCQDPILGSRYTCINTYQGCKCCFNLHKSCADLPREMQHSMHQQHPLILNLNGARESHCDVCDKDLSRRFTYSCVQCDFNLHPKCFPEKGFKHLSHEHPLVFKEFEESALLVICDGCQDPVLGPRYTCINTYQGRKCCFNLHKSCADLAHELQHSMHHQHPLILNLNRARESYCDICDKDCRPRFTYSCVQCDFNLDLKYIPERGFKHFSHEHPLVFKELEDSAPSVICDGCQDPVLGSRYSCINTYQGCKCCFNLHKSCADLPCEMQHPMHQQHPLILNLNGAQESYCDVCDKDCSRRFTYSCVQCNFNLDLKCIPEKGCKHFIHQHPLVFKELEDSAPSVICDGCQDPVLGPRYTCINTYQGCKCCFNLHKSCADLPSKMHHMMHQQHPLILNLNGAQESYCDVCDKDCNRRFTYSCVQCDFNLDLKCIPEKGFEHFSHGHPLVFKELVESAPSVIYDGCQDPVLGPRYTCINTYQGRKCCFNLHKSCADLPREMQHPMHQQHPLILNLNGARESHCDVCDKDCSHRFIYSCVQCDFNLDFKCFPKKGFKHLSHEHPLVFKELEESALSVICDGCQDPVLGPRYTCINTYQGCKCCFNLHKSCADLPREMQHPMHPQHPLILNLTGAGESYCDVCDKDCIRRFTYSCVQCDFNLDLKCIPEKCFKHFSHEHPLVFKELEESPLSVICDGCQDPVLGPRYTCINTYQGHKCCFNLHKSCADLAREMQHPMHQQHPLILNINGARESHCDVCDKDCSRRFTYSCVSCDFNLDLKCIPEKGFKHFSHEHPLMVKELEESASSVICDGCQDRVLGPRYTCINTYRGRKCCFNLHESCADLPCEMQHPMHRLHPLILNLNGARESRCDACDKDCSRRFTYSCFHCDFNLDLKCASEKGFLHFSHEHPLMIKKQGDRNRECGPLVLCDGCQDPVFDPSYTCINTYRRRKCRFNLHKSCAELPGEIQHPAHRQHPLFLLNKIQDIKVRCSCNACNQPCRYRYSCSKCDFNFHLKCATNWRNIIETESHEHQLMVPRNQLHVICDVCGEFRSGTTYYVCSICQLLVDEECASLPCGTKIPGHQHRLKLTWFLEDIYPKDQVCKICSANIDRCRAVYYCQECCGYVAHTTCMPVEYFQKEDNKDRDVNIEDDDYESDDAEKIKHFSHQHLLVANDHCQEVKDDRIITCQGCIRPVTQDFYSCNKQEESCHFYLHKTCARLPEKMLLPFLHQHQFILHSRATSFDGVFQCYVCGIHHQGFVYSCDKCALPTGENLFYLDLECSIYWENKYLKHESHAHRLLLDIGWEDFYCRGCGSKIFFCFSCKRCNFHLCLACVRLPLTAEHRYDTHPLKLTYESIEDELGEYYCEICEGKRDPSHWFYWCKECEFDCHPHCIKGRYPRVQLGSTYKHDAHVQHPVTLVSKWKSPIQGDKRDNILPCEKCGELCQGLVFECGECNINFHRDGCCGTIASESSHRYPQIEELS, from the coding sequence ATGCCTCGGCAGGTTGATGAGTATCTGCTTCAAAACTACAGTCATAAGCATCCATTAATATTGAAGACACAATATAATCATCTACTAGCTGTTTCATGTGAGGCATGTGGAGATCCAGTGCAAGGTCCTTACTATAGTTGCATCAAGTGTTCCAACGAATTCAATCTCCATAAGTCATGTGCCCAGCTACCAAAGGAGATCCCCCAACACCCTTTGCACAGAGAGCACCCACTTACAGTTGTGACAGAGAGAAAACTAGTCGAAAAGACGGAAAAGTTAAAGCAAGTCTTCCAGCACTCTTTGCACAGCAAGCACCCACTACGTGAACTTTACTCAAGTAGTCAAAGAGGCTTCGTGAGGTTTGAATGTCATGCTTGTAGGGCACGAATTAATGGCTTCTCCTATAGTTGTCGCCCATGTGAGTTCGACCTTCACGTCAAATGTGCTTTCAATTCCAGAAACACAGACAACATACAACATTTCATTCACAACCATCTATTGACCTTGAGTATTGAAAAAGGACCACAACTCTTTTGTACTAGATGCTTAGGGAAAATCCTTGGTCCTAGATACATTTGCGAAATTCCTTATGCGAGGGAGGGAAGTTGCTCCTCCATTGTTCTGCATCAATCTTGTGCGAAGCTAGATGAAAGGATCCAGCACCTGATGCACAAGCAACACCCACTTATTCTCATTCTAAATGACGCACAAGAATCCCACTGTGATGCTTGTGACAAAGATTGCAGCCGCAGATTCACTTACAGTTGTGTACATTGTCACTTTAACCTCCACCTCAAATGTATTCCTGAAAAAGGCTTCAAACATTTCAGTCACGAGCATCCATTAATGTTCAAGGAGCTGGAAAAGTCAGCTCCATCAATTATTTGTGATGGTTGCCAGGACCTAGTATTGGGCCCAAGGTACACTTGCATCAATACCTACAAAGGTCACAAATGCAGTTTCAATCTCCACAAGTCATGTGCAGACTTAGCCCACGAGATGCAGCACCCAATGCACCAGCAACACCCACTTATTCTCAATCTAAATGGAGCACGAGAATCCCACTGTGTTATTTGTGACAAAGATTGCAGCCGCAGATTCACTTACAATTGTGTCCAGTGTGACTTTAACCTCGACCTCAAATGTATTCCTGAAAAAGGCTTCAAACATTTCAGCCACGAGCATCCATTATTATTCAAGGAGTTGGAAGAGTCTGCTTCATTAGTTATTTGTGACGGGTGCCAAGACCCAGTATTGGGCCCAAGGTACACTTGCATCAATACCTACCAAGGTTGCAAATGTTGTTTCAATCTCCACAAGTCATGTGCAAACTTACCCCGCGAGATGCAGCACCCGATGCACCAGCAACACCCACTTATTCTTAATCTAAATGAAGCACGAGAATCCCATTGTGATGTTTGTGACAAAGATTGCAGCCGCAGATTCACTTACAGTTGTGTCCAGTGTGACTTCCACCTCGACCTCAAATGTTTTCCTAAAAAAGGCTTCAAACATTTCAGTCACGAGCATCCACAAGTGTTCAAGGAGCTGGAAGAGTCTGATCCATCAGTAATTTGTGATGGGTGCCAAGACCCAATATTGGGCTCAAGGTATACTTGCATCAATACCTACCAAGGTTGCAAATGCTGTTTCAATCTCCACAAGTCATGTGCAGACTTACCCCGTGAGATGCAGCATTCGATGCACCAACAACACCCACTTATTCTCAATCTAAATGGAGCACGAGAATCCCACTGTGATGTTTGTGACAAAGATTTAAGCCGTAGATTTACTTACAGTTGTGTCCAGTGTGACTTCAACCTCCACCCCAAATGTTTTCCTGAAAAAGGTTTCAAACATTTGAGTCACGAGCACCCATTAGTGTTCAAGGAGTTCGAAGAGTCTGCTCTATTAGTTATTTGTGATGGGTGCCAGGACCCAGTATTGGGCCCAAGGTACACTTGCATCAATACCTACCAGGGTCGCAAATGTTGTTTCAATCTCCACAAGTCATGTGCAGACTTAGCCCACGAGTTGCAGCACTCGATGCACCACCAACACCCACTTATTCTCAATCTAAATAGAGCACGAGAATCCTACTGTGATATTTGTGACAAAGATTGCAGGCCCAGATTCACTTACAGTTGTGTCCAGTGTGACTTTAACCTCGACCTTAAATATATTCCAGAAAGAGGCTTCAAACATTTCAGCCACGAGCATCCATTAGTGTTCAAGGAGCTAGAAGACTCTGCTCCATCAGTTATTTGTGATGGGTGCCAGGACCCAGTATTGGGCTCAAGGTACAGTTGCATCAATACCTACCAAGGTTGTAAATGCTGTTTCAATCTCCACAAGTCATGTGCAGACTTACCCTGCGAGATGCAGCACCCGATGCACCAACAACACCCACTTATTCTCAATCTAAATGGAGCACAAGAATCCTACTGTGATGTTTGTGACAAAGATTGCAGCCGCAGATTCACTTACAGTTGTGTCCAGTGTAACTTCAACCTCGATCTCAAATGTATTCCTGAAAAAGGCTGCAAACATTTCATCCACCAGCATCCATTAGTGTTCAAGGAGTTGGAAGACTCTGCTCCATCAGTTATTTGTGATGGGTGCCAGGACCCAGTATTGGGCCCAAGGTATACTTGCATCAATACCTACCAAGGTTGCAAATGTTGTTTCAATCTCCACAAGTCATGTGCAGACTTACCCAGTAAGATGCATCACATGATGCACCAGCAACACCCACTTATTCTAAATCTAAATGGAGCACAAGAATCCTACTGTGATGTTTGTGATAAAGATTGCAACCGCAGATTCACTTACAGTTGTGTCCAGTGTGACTTCAACCTCGACCTCAAATGTATTCCTGAAAAAGGCTTCGAACATTTCAGTCATGGGCATCCACTAGTGTTCAAGGAGCTGGTAGAGTCTGCTCCATCAGTTATTTATGATGGGTGCCAGGACCCAGTATTGGGCCCAAGGTATACTTGCATCAACACCTACCAAGGTCGCAAGTGTTGTTTCAATCTCCACAAGTCATGTGCAGACTTACCCCGCGAGATGCAGCATCCGATGCACCAGCAACACCCACTTATTCTCAATCTAAATGGAGCACGAGAATCCCATTGTGATGTTTGTGACAAAGATTGCAGCCACAGATTCATTTACAGTTGTGTCCAGTGTGACTTCAACCTCGACTTCAAATGTTTTCCTAAAAAAGGCTTCAAACATTTGAGTCACGAGCATCCACTAGTGTTCAAGGAGTTGGAAGAGTCTGCTCTATCCGTTATTTGTGATGGGTGCCAGGACCCAGTATTGGGCCCAAGGTACACTTGCATCAATACCTACCAAGGTTGCAAATGTTGTTTCAATCTCCACAAGTCATGTGCAGACTTACCCCGCGAGATGCAGCACCCGATGCACCCCCAACACCCACTTATTCTCAATCTAACTGGAGCAGGAGAATCCTATTGTGATGTTTGTGACAAAGATTGCATCCGCAGATTTACTTACAGTTGTGTCCAGTGTGACTTCAACCTCGACCTCAAATGTATTCCTGAAAAATGCTTCAAACATTTCAGTCACGAGCATCCATTAGTGTTCAAGGAGTTGGAAGAGTCTCCTCTATCAGTTATTTGTGATGGGTGCCAGGACCCAGTATTGGGCCCAAGGTACACTTGCATCAATACCTACCAAGGTCACAAATGTTGTTTCAATCTCCACAAATCATGTGCAGACTTGGCCCGCGAGATGCAGCACCCAATGCACCAACAACACCCACTTATTCTCAATATAAATGGAGCACGAGAATCCCACTGTGATGTTTGTGACAAAGATTGTAGCCGCAGATTCACATACAGTTGTGTCTCGTGTGACTTCAACCTCGACCTCAAATGTATTCCTGAAAAAGGCTTCAAACATTTCAGTCACGAGCATCCATTAATGGTCAAGGAGCTGGAAGAGTCTGCTTCATCAGTTATTTGTGATGGGTGCCAGGACCGAGTATTGGGCCCTAGGTACACTTGCATCAATACCTACCGTGGTCGCAAATGCTGTTTCAATCTCCATGAGTCATGTGCAGACTTACCCTGCGAGATGCAGCACCCGATGCATCGTCTACACCCACTTATTCTCAATCTAAATGGAGCACGAGAATCCCGCTGTGATGCTTGTGACAAAGATTGCAGCCGCAGATTCACTTACAGTTGTTTTCATTGTGACTTCAACCTCGACCTCAAATGTGCTTCCGAGAAAGGCTTCTTACATTTCAGTCACGAGCATCCATTAATGATCAAGAAGCAAGGAGACAGAAACAGAGAGTGTGGTCCATTAGTTCTTTGTGATGGGTGCCAGGACCCCGTATTTGACCCTAGTTACACTTGCATCAATACGTACCGACGTCGCAAATGCCGTTTTAATCTCCACAAGTCATGTGCAGAGTTACCCGGCGAGATCCAGCACCCAGCGCACCGTCAACACCCACTTTTTCTGCTCAATAAAATTCAAGATATCAAAGTTCGTTGCTCATGTAATGCCTGCAATCAACCTTGCAGATACCGGTACAGCTGCTCCAAATGTGATTTCAACTTTCACCTCAAATGTGCCACCAATTGGCGAAACATTATCGAAACTGAATCTCATGAGCATCAGTTGATGGTCCCCCGGAACCAGCTCCACGTTATATGCGACGTTTGTGGGGAGTTCCGGAGTGGCACTACCTACTACGTCTGTAGCATCTGCCAGCTCTTGGTCGATGAGGAATGTGCTTCATTACCATGCGGCACAAAAATACCCGGGCACCAACACCGCCTCAAGCTAACCTGGTTCCTTGAAGACATTTACCCCAAGGACCAGGTTTGTAAAATCTGCTCTGCGAATATTGATAGGTGTCGTGCTGTATATTATTGCCAGGAATGTTGCGGATATGTTGCTCACACTACATGCATGCCAGTTGAGTACTTCCAGAAAGAAGACAACAAAGACAGAGACGTTAATATTGAAGATGATGATTATGAGTCTGATGATGCTGAGAAGATCAAACACTTCAGTCATCAACATCTTTTAGTCGCTAATGATCATTGTCAGGAGGTTAAGGATGACAGAATAATTACTTGTCAGGGTTGCATCCGACCTGTCACTCAAGACTTCTACAGCTGTAATAAACAAGAAGAGTCTTGCCATTTCTATCTCCACAAAACTTGCGCTCGATTGCCAGAAAAGATGCTTCTCCCTTTTCTTCACCAACACCAGTTCATACTCCACTCTCGGGCTACTTCTTTTGACGGCGTGTTTCAGTGTTATGTGTGTGGTATCCATCACCAAGGCTTTGTATACAGTTGTGATAAATGTGCTCTGCCAACCGGCGAAAACCTTTTCTACCTTGACCTTGAGTGCAGTATTTATTGGGAGAACAAATATCTTAAACATGAGTCTCATGCTCACCGCCTCCTCCTCGACATAGGATGGGAGGACTTCTATTGCAGGGGTTGTGGTTCAAAAATATTTTTCTGCTTCAGTTGTAAGAGATGCAATTTTCATCTTTGCTTAGCCTGTGTTAGATTACCTCTTACTGCTGAGCACCGATACGACACGCATCCTCTAAAGCTCACCTATGAAAGTATTGAAGACGAGCTAGGTGAATACTACTGTGAGATATGTGAAGGAAAAAGGGATCCATCACATTGGTTCTACTGGTGCAAAGAGTGCGAGTTTGACTGTCATCCCCATTGCATTAAAGGGAGGTATCCGCGAGTCCAGTTGGGGAGCACTTACAAGCACGACGCTCATGTCCAACACCCCGTCACTCTTGTTAGCAAGTGGAAGAGCCCCATTCAGGGCGATAAGAGAGACAACATTCTTCCTTGTGAGAAGTGCGGTGAACTTTGCCAAGGATTAGTATTTGAATGCGGAGAATGCAACATAAATTTCCATCGAGACGGATGTTGTGGAACCATAGCTTCGGAAAGTTCTCACAGGTATCCTCAGATCGAAGAGCTAAGTTAA